A DNA window from Deltaproteobacteria bacterium contains the following coding sequences:
- a CDS encoding response regulator, translating into MNTLDYSEPGAGSEEPNSEVLEQKYKEYLSDLQSSRAKIGYWVIFIWVPLGSLRDLINTPDLIHETVTLRIITTLIAILLFFFFFEPSRKHLAHHSILAAALCILFMNEVGIITTGSFSNQLYFGPIIVLLTTGFLSCWPPKAMIALGAITPFIYCVPGIILFENIDYDTMIQHTYLIALAGALATMTCHYEYKLRKEEFHSRYLLSEKTKQLELVSSELQSTVTKLQKTDAAKTRFFANITHELKTPLTMILLPLDGILKNNASLKPATRDKLNILKRQAQQLLTLVNDILTLAQLDHDAIPASIRHVDATTFTRYLLSGYQPLADEENIELLFSGSPSPATLDIDPQHLQTILNNLIINAFKYSDAGGQIDVHIRVRADQCVFVVRDSGTGITKEDLPHIFNRFVQSENPSTKRGGGFGIGLSLADELVRLHQGSIKVESSKREGTKFIVSFPRVQEAPNHSPIDNFTALTTTQNILAGKAKDTGAYYPPTNASRERVLIVEDNDELRLYLKEQLEPYYTIFCATSHQAALEYIHKSSPDLVLSDVMMPGLSGFELLRQIRETYSMTELPCILLTARGEDENIESSMDAGANDYITKPFNLNTLMARIEVQLRLKAIAQDLARERVASAMGALASGLAHELRNPLNVVLNGLPNLRSSIEPVEDSKTSKILQILEQSSGKISNLIDELIRFGTDELALSVWEPNVALMAAWQSEKKENSNINIKFSLEYTGSIQAFGSKVDESVHHLLRNAISAAGPDGNITLATKSEDGGVSIVVSDDGPGIAPELAQRIFDPFFTTQTETNAAGLGLHMVQWVTRLHGGHIGLETQLGQGSQFIIWLPKIPQRADKNFKRDLDLGLS; encoded by the coding sequence GTGAATACATTGGATTATAGTGAACCGGGAGCAGGCTCTGAAGAGCCGAACTCTGAGGTCTTAGAACAAAAATACAAAGAGTATTTGTCTGACCTCCAGAGCAGCCGCGCCAAAATCGGTTACTGGGTGATTTTTATCTGGGTTCCCCTGGGCTCATTGCGTGACCTGATCAATACGCCGGATCTGATTCACGAAACCGTGACCTTGCGTATCATCACAACGCTCATCGCAATCTTACTCTTCTTCTTCTTTTTCGAGCCATCGAGAAAGCACCTTGCCCATCATTCCATTTTGGCAGCGGCACTCTGCATCCTCTTCATGAACGAAGTTGGCATCATCACGACTGGCTCTTTTTCCAATCAGCTTTATTTTGGACCGATCATTGTCTTACTGACCACGGGATTCCTAAGCTGCTGGCCCCCCAAAGCCATGATTGCGCTCGGGGCCATTACTCCGTTTATTTATTGCGTGCCGGGTATCATCTTATTTGAAAACATTGACTACGATACGATGATTCAGCACACCTACCTCATCGCTCTCGCGGGTGCGCTTGCGACAATGACATGCCACTACGAATATAAACTTCGTAAAGAGGAGTTTCACTCACGTTACCTTCTCAGCGAAAAAACCAAGCAGCTTGAGCTCGTCTCCTCAGAGCTTCAATCGACCGTGACTAAACTTCAGAAAACTGACGCCGCGAAGACACGTTTTTTTGCCAATATCACGCACGAACTCAAAACTCCCCTCACCATGATTTTGTTACCACTGGACGGGATTCTTAAAAACAATGCGTCCTTAAAACCCGCCACTCGTGACAAACTCAATATCCTCAAGCGCCAAGCCCAACAATTACTGACCTTAGTCAACGATATTTTAACGCTTGCTCAGCTAGATCATGATGCGATTCCAGCGAGTATCCGGCACGTGGATGCAACGACATTCACCCGCTATCTTCTAAGCGGTTATCAACCCCTCGCTGACGAAGAAAATATTGAACTCCTCTTTTCCGGAAGCCCCTCTCCGGCAACTCTAGACATCGACCCTCAGCACCTTCAAACCATTCTCAACAACTTAATCATCAATGCTTTCAAGTACTCTGATGCCGGTGGCCAAATCGATGTTCATATCCGTGTCCGAGCAGACCAGTGTGTTTTTGTCGTCCGCGATTCCGGCACAGGAATAACCAAAGAAGACCTACCCCATATTTTCAACCGTTTTGTCCAATCCGAAAACCCATCGACCAAACGAGGAGGGGGCTTTGGTATCGGGCTGTCTCTTGCGGATGAATTGGTTCGGCTACACCAGGGCAGCATTAAAGTTGAGAGTTCAAAGCGAGAGGGAACCAAGTTTATCGTCAGCTTTCCAAGGGTTCAGGAAGCTCCAAACCACTCACCCATCGACAATTTCACTGCACTGACGACCACTCAAAATATCTTGGCGGGCAAAGCCAAGGACACCGGTGCATATTACCCACCGACCAACGCGTCTCGTGAGCGTGTTCTCATCGTCGAAGATAATGATGAGCTCAGACTCTATCTAAAAGAACAACTCGAGCCCTACTACACTATATTTTGCGCAACTTCTCACCAAGCAGCACTCGAGTACATTCACAAAAGCTCACCAGACCTTGTCCTCTCCGACGTAATGATGCCGGGCTTGTCGGGGTTTGAGCTTTTACGACAGATTCGTGAGACGTACTCGATGACGGAACTACCCTGCATTTTGCTTACTGCAAGAGGCGAGGATGAGAATATTGAAAGCAGTATGGATGCCGGAGCAAACGATTATATCACGAAACCATTCAACCTAAATACACTGATGGCTCGTATAGAAGTTCAACTGCGACTTAAAGCTATCGCCCAAGACCTTGCCCGAGAGCGCGTAGCCTCCGCTATGGGTGCGCTTGCCTCAGGCCTTGCTCACGAACTGCGTAATCCTCTCAATGTTGTTCTTAATGGATTGCCCAATCTTCGCTCCAGCATAGAGCCTGTAGAAGACTCTAAAACTTCTAAAATTCTCCAAATCCTTGAGCAAAGTTCAGGGAAAATATCCAACTTGATCGATGAGCTTATACGCTTTGGAACAGATGAACTCGCGCTATCTGTATGGGAACCCAATGTTGCTCTCATGGCTGCCTGGCAGAGCGAGAAAAAAGAGAACTCGAATATCAATATTAAGTTCTCTCTTGAATACACAGGCAGTATTCAAGCATTTGGCTCAAAGGTGGATGAGAGTGTTCACCACCTACTCCGAAATGCAATCAGTGCGGCCGGTCCTGATGGGAATATAACGCTGGCAACCAAGAGCGAGGACGGCGGAGTTTCTATTGTTGTCAGTGACGATGGTCCGGGTATAGCACCCGAGCTTGCTCAACGTATTTTTGATCCGTTCTTCACAACTCAAACCGAAACAAATGCCGCGGGTCTGGGGCTACATATGGTTCAATGGGTCACAAGGTTGCATGGCGGACACATCGGCTTGGAAACACAACTCGGCCAAGGCAGCCAGTTCATCATCTGGTTACCCAAGATTCCTCAACGCGCGGACAAAAATTTCAAAAGAGACTTGGACCTGGGACTGAGTTAA
- a CDS encoding response regulator — MPNVLTVEDNPTTRAILSSALRDRGHEVFEAEHGKAALDILAENEVEIILLDIHMPVMDGPELLSELKRSRPELPVVLLSGKRDINRIKACMDLGALQYLHKPVDINVLHEVITDIAGAGNTEAVSAHWGTMMLVSTDEAASTKLRELLPQPIKIEFATSMRTATEASARHRFRTIIVDDEFESGAPETAALVRENQAEAIVFALYSESQSQPAEQAWSDGFDGFLSKPIETGAIDYLLGLIGYYHFELEDILDVDEGLLTPLPYDGFHATVERYYSHLAEKIGLILQDLSNEGYEDVVLDCSELPESPLRLILAQTAIEYCAEEDLGIRLVGGKDMWKAVQNSSSGVTVQIFGSVDEALDED, encoded by the coding sequence ATGCCAAATGTGCTAACAGTGGAAGACAACCCGACGACGCGCGCTATCCTTTCATCAGCGCTGCGTGACCGAGGGCATGAAGTCTTTGAAGCCGAGCACGGTAAAGCAGCACTCGACATCCTAGCAGAGAACGAGGTCGAGATTATTCTGCTGGATATTCACATGCCAGTGATGGACGGCCCCGAACTTCTCTCCGAGCTTAAACGAAGTCGGCCTGAGCTTCCGGTTGTCCTACTTTCAGGAAAACGTGACATCAATCGAATCAAGGCCTGTATGGACTTAGGTGCTCTTCAGTACCTACATAAGCCTGTTGATATTAATGTCTTGCACGAAGTCATCACAGATATCGCCGGGGCCGGCAACACCGAGGCTGTATCCGCGCACTGGGGAACGATGATGCTTGTAAGTACTGACGAAGCGGCGTCAACCAAGCTTCGTGAGCTCTTACCGCAACCCATCAAAATAGAATTCGCGACATCCATGCGCACGGCAACAGAGGCGTCTGCCCGGCACCGTTTTCGAACCATCATTGTTGATGATGAATTTGAAAGTGGAGCACCTGAGACCGCGGCACTTGTTCGGGAAAATCAAGCCGAAGCGATTGTCTTTGCACTCTATTCCGAAAGCCAGTCGCAGCCGGCTGAGCAGGCCTGGTCAGATGGCTTTGATGGATTCCTCTCGAAGCCAATTGAGACCGGCGCGATTGATTACCTCCTGGGCTTAATTGGTTATTACCATTTTGAGCTGGAAGATATTCTCGATGTTGACGAAGGATTACTCACACCTTTGCCCTACGACGGGTTTCACGCAACCGTCGAGCGCTATTACTCCCATCTCGCTGAAAAGATAGGTCTGATCCTTCAGGATCTCAGCAATGAAGGCTACGAAGATGTGGTGCTCGACTGTTCAGAGCTGCCGGAGTCCCCTCTTCGACTCATCCTCGCACAGACCGCTATAGAGTATTGTGCCGAAGAGGATCTTGGCATTCGCTTAGTAGGCGGTAAAGACATGTGGAAAGCCGTTCAAAATTCCAGCAGTGGCGTTACAGTTCAAATCTTTGGATCTGTGGACGAAGCGCTCGACGAAGATTAA
- a CDS encoding thioredoxin domain-containing protein, which yields MPAAACWAGFNDMAGTKEKIAAMGEKCTELIEKLCADLGPDTQTCAMVREKTAQFPPDRCVQMLGQYKQVLAELQRMEAQNKPLSPEAAAELAAGDVASFGAKDAKVTIVEFSDFQCPYCTRTATATTELKKKYGDKVRVVFRHFPLSFHKEAHLAAQASLAANAQGKFWEYHDMLFANQEEIKTGPDALKKYAKNLKLNMKKFNAALANKTYAAAVDADMKLGEKVSVSGTPTMFLNGERVGNPTDVAAISKMIDKALN from the coding sequence ATGCCTGCAGCCGCTTGCTGGGCAGGTTTCAACGATATGGCCGGCACTAAAGAGAAGATTGCCGCCATGGGCGAAAAATGCACCGAGCTTATCGAAAAGCTTTGTGCCGACCTCGGTCCGGACACCCAAACTTGTGCAATGGTTCGTGAAAAGACCGCTCAGTTCCCACCAGACCGCTGTGTACAAATGCTTGGACAGTACAAGCAGGTACTGGCTGAGCTCCAGCGCATGGAAGCACAAAATAAGCCTCTTAGCCCTGAAGCCGCTGCTGAGCTGGCCGCCGGTGACGTTGCTTCATTTGGTGCCAAAGATGCCAAAGTAACCATCGTAGAATTCTCTGACTTTCAGTGCCCCTACTGCACACGTACAGCAACGGCGACCACTGAACTCAAGAAGAAGTATGGCGATAAAGTACGCGTTGTTTTCCGCCACTTCCCACTCTCGTTTCACAAAGAAGCTCACTTGGCAGCTCAAGCTTCATTGGCAGCAAACGCTCAGGGCAAGTTCTGGGAATACCACGATATGCTTTTTGCCAATCAAGAAGAGATCAAGACGGGTCCTGACGCACTCAAGAAGTATGCGAAGAACCTCAAGCTCAACATGAAGAAATTCAATGCTGCGTTGGCCAACAAAACTTACGCTGCAGCTGTTGATGCAGACATGAAGCTTGGTGAAAAAGTATCAGTCAGTGGTACTCCAACTATGTTCTTGAATGGAGAACGGGTGGGCAACCCTACAGATGTTGCTGCAATCTCTAAGATGATTGATAAGGCGCTCAATTGA
- a CDS encoding pyridoxal phosphate-dependent aminotransferase — translation MMKFSKNAQDLVPFLAMEIMERGMALKESGRSIVQLGVGEPNFDPPPQVLEATHGALDAHMTHYTDSRGLTELREAIAEDCWQRRGKRVSPNQIIVTSGTSPALSMVMHLLLEPGDELIIPTPHYACYPNMVRLCGAIPVLVETAPEDGYKLDVQRVRDAISPRTRGILLASPANPTGAVQPPEVMKALAELDIPLLSDEIYDGLVFDGVTATSPLQYKDDVFIFDGFSKRYAMTGFRLGYVIAPEKAIRPLQTMQQNLHISAAHFPQAGAIAALKFGQKHLEMMRQTYEKRRKILLGGLRAMGMKIPVDPVGAFYILADPGLGSISSLDLAFRILDEAGVAVGPGKDFGEIAEGKLRFSYAASENDINEAIHRLEKWFQSNR, via the coding sequence ATGATGAAGTTTTCCAAAAATGCCCAAGATCTTGTCCCCTTTCTTGCGATGGAGATCATGGAACGTGGCATGGCTCTAAAGGAGTCGGGACGCTCAATTGTGCAGTTAGGGGTCGGTGAGCCTAACTTTGATCCTCCACCTCAGGTCTTGGAAGCTACCCATGGCGCCTTAGACGCACATATGACCCACTACACCGACAGCCGCGGACTTACGGAGCTTAGAGAGGCAATCGCCGAGGATTGCTGGCAACGCCGCGGTAAACGCGTCAGCCCAAATCAGATCATCGTCACCAGTGGTACATCTCCAGCACTCTCCATGGTCATGCACCTCTTGTTAGAACCAGGCGACGAGCTGATTATCCCCACACCTCATTACGCTTGTTACCCCAATATGGTTCGGCTCTGCGGTGCGATCCCCGTTCTTGTCGAAACAGCTCCTGAAGACGGCTACAAACTGGACGTTCAAAGAGTTCGCGATGCCATTTCTCCCCGAACTCGCGGGATCTTATTAGCGTCTCCAGCAAACCCCACCGGCGCGGTTCAACCCCCGGAGGTCATGAAAGCCCTCGCTGAACTCGATATCCCGCTTTTATCTGACGAGATTTACGACGGCCTTGTTTTCGATGGCGTCACGGCAACCTCACCACTCCAATATAAAGACGATGTCTTCATTTTTGACGGCTTTTCAAAGCGTTACGCAATGACCGGGTTTAGGCTGGGTTACGTCATCGCTCCCGAAAAAGCCATCCGCCCGCTACAGACCATGCAACAAAACCTCCACATATCGGCGGCACACTTTCCCCAAGCCGGCGCTATTGCCGCCCTCAAATTTGGACAGAAGCATTTAGAAATGATGCGTCAAACCTACGAGAAAAGACGAAAAATTCTCTTGGGAGGCTTAAGAGCAATGGGAATGAAAATACCGGTCGACCCTGTGGGAGCCTTCTATATCCTCGCTGACCCGGGTTTAGGCTCGATATCATCACTGGATCTAGCATTCAGAATCCTCGATGAGGCAGGTGTTGCGGTAGGTCCAGGCAAAGATTTTGGAGAAATTGCCGAAGGCAAACTCCGTTTTAGCTATGCGGCCAGCGAGAATGACATCAACGAAGCCATTCACCGACTTGAGAAGTGGTTCCAAAGCAACCGCTGA
- a CDS encoding PilZ domain-containing protein: MTSIAALVNLDVEACKTMLMSWGGRERREVERCRIDIPCKLQVAGNTWTGMTRDISLRGASFKPGNQKPVPESYILKSVCFELMLPTQSLKADCEITRVVGGKIGLKFLGFQQLNGEAILIDFLESQLSKVV; encoded by the coding sequence ATGACTTCAATCGCAGCACTTGTTAACCTGGACGTGGAGGCTTGTAAAACTATGTTGATGTCTTGGGGAGGCCGCGAGCGGCGAGAAGTTGAACGTTGTAGGATCGATATCCCTTGTAAATTACAAGTTGCAGGAAACACTTGGACAGGCATGACTCGAGACATCAGTCTCCGAGGAGCTTCGTTTAAGCCGGGTAATCAAAAGCCGGTTCCAGAATCCTACATCTTAAAGAGTGTTTGTTTCGAGCTCATGTTGCCGACTCAGTCGTTGAAAGCTGACTGCGAAATAACCCGGGTTGTTGGTGGTAAGATCGGCTTAAAGTTTTTGGGTTTTCAGCAATTAAATGGCGAGGCGATTCTCATCGATTTTTTAGAGAGTCAGTTGAGTAAAGTTGTTTAA
- a CDS encoding tRNA-(ms[2]io[6]A)-hydroxylase: MLKLRYDTPLEWVRIVENNMNKFLKDHAHSERKVAAAALTLVAHQPQRPELVNALVDLAREELSHFKEVLNRLEEQGQWLTKDEPDAYMTALHKMIRRGDTDHYFLDRLLVFGLVEARGCERFYLLGKYLPEGAWKDFYAGLAKAEARHHGLFLRLARSYFSEEVVMARVDELLDSEAKLVESLPLRAALH; this comes from the coding sequence ATGTTGAAGCTTCGCTATGATACGCCGTTGGAATGGGTTCGAATTGTTGAGAACAATATGAACAAATTCCTTAAGGATCACGCACACAGTGAGAGAAAGGTGGCGGCAGCTGCGCTCACTTTGGTGGCGCACCAGCCTCAGCGCCCTGAGCTTGTTAATGCTTTGGTAGACCTTGCCCGCGAGGAACTGTCTCATTTTAAAGAGGTTCTTAACCGGCTTGAGGAGCAGGGGCAGTGGCTGACGAAGGATGAGCCAGATGCTTATATGACTGCCTTGCATAAGATGATTCGCCGCGGTGATACAGATCATTATTTCCTCGACCGTCTCCTGGTCTTTGGCCTGGTTGAGGCACGAGGGTGTGAGCGCTTCTATTTACTTGGGAAGTATCTGCCCGAGGGAGCTTGGAAGGATTTCTATGCGGGGCTCGCCAAGGCCGAAGCCCGACACCACGGTCTTTTCTTGAGACTTGCGCGCAGCTATTTCTCCGAAGAAGTGGTTATGGCGCGTGTAGATGAGCTTTTGGACAGTGAGGCTAAATTGGTTGAGTCTCTTCCTCTGCGAGCTGCCCTTCACTAG
- a CDS encoding threonine/serine dehydratase, protein MTTAPKLASSPGNPETLPTREDIERAYSLISDAVHRTPVMQSRFINSLVGAEVYFKCEHLQAGGAFKYRGASHVMRLLTEEEKQRGVITHSSGNHAQAVALSAKRFGIKATIVMPKGSNPLKKTATQGYGARVIECENSQASREQTCADEIERTGMVLIHPFDDHRIICGAGTAALELEEQVPNLDMVVTPVGGGGLLSGTATALHGRIPVYGSEPHGASDAHQGFTTGVRVESQTPDTVADGLRTCVGVRNFEIIRAKVKDIGLTSDKELLEATSLVHLRMKQLIEPSSAVPLACLLNGSLPKAPKIGIIISGGNVDLKDLITRMP, encoded by the coding sequence ATGACAACCGCCCCGAAATTAGCGTCAAGTCCCGGGAATCCGGAGACTTTACCAACTCGCGAAGACATCGAACGCGCCTACTCTCTCATTTCCGATGCCGTTCACCGTACGCCCGTGATGCAGTCAAGATTCATCAATTCTCTGGTAGGCGCCGAAGTTTACTTCAAATGCGAGCACCTTCAAGCCGGGGGAGCCTTCAAATATCGCGGGGCAAGCCACGTTATGCGGCTCCTCACTGAAGAGGAAAAACAACGGGGTGTAATCACGCACTCATCAGGTAACCACGCTCAAGCGGTCGCCTTGTCGGCAAAGCGATTTGGCATCAAGGCTACGATTGTTATGCCAAAAGGTTCCAATCCGCTTAAGAAAACAGCCACACAAGGCTACGGCGCGAGAGTCATCGAATGTGAGAACTCACAAGCTTCTCGCGAACAAACCTGCGCCGACGAGATTGAGCGAACAGGCATGGTCCTTATCCACCCGTTCGATGACCATCGTATCATTTGTGGCGCTGGAACCGCTGCACTCGAGCTTGAAGAACAAGTACCCAATCTCGATATGGTCGTAACACCTGTGGGTGGCGGAGGGCTCTTGTCGGGAACTGCGACAGCTCTTCACGGACGCATCCCTGTTTACGGAAGCGAACCCCACGGGGCCAGTGATGCTCACCAAGGATTCACCACAGGAGTTCGTGTCGAGAGTCAAACCCCTGATACCGTGGCCGATGGTCTGAGAACTTGTGTGGGTGTGCGTAACTTCGAAATCATTCGTGCGAAAGTCAAAGACATCGGGCTCACATCGGACAAAGAACTACTTGAAGCTACATCACTGGTTCATTTAAGAATGAAGCAACTGATCGAACCTTCGTCTGCAGTTCCCTTGGCATGCCTTCTCAACGGGAGCCTACCCAAAGCACCCAAAATAGGAATCATCATCAGCGGTGGAAATGTTGATCTGAAAGACCTCATAACCAGGATGCCCTGA
- a CDS encoding response regulator: MVLKRVKAGRVEEPPEKKSGEVVKDRPRILYVEDNSMNWEITSLELRREYELDWAQDSRTVYQKLKQKTYDLILMDIELSGSDLNGVQITRCLRGQVVDNPFDYMKGLKSVDTPILFLTAYTAKYDSESLAYTGADGVLTKPVDFQQLQKSMMQLIHSKRIIADRAIEQVKQTERVASAKIEEEVKRRELLEEPVGELEGRLAELNRKLEFAQEQLVHGEQLATFGSMIAGIAHELNSPTSAIEFAVGGLSEKHVLIERAIMALFDESPQALELKARFEQMFHDAKESLDIMTVSSGRMLEYCNALQTNARFDTSVVAGVDLNEVVQQSLLISRAKTKPYHIDFKPAAISPLTCKRNHLGQVVINLLSNAADAMAEKFVSGKDTQTGGTIRIRLEDKANLGEAGILLSIEDNGYGVKPELHESIFEGYFTTKRPGAGTGLGLAISQQIVVSHLGKIWVESSPELGGARFCVWLPVAR; the protein is encoded by the coding sequence ATGGTTTTAAAAAGAGTGAAAGCAGGCCGGGTCGAAGAGCCACCGGAGAAGAAGAGTGGAGAGGTTGTTAAAGACCGCCCACGGATTCTTTATGTAGAAGACAACAGTATGAACTGGGAGATCACGTCACTGGAGCTTAGGCGTGAATACGAGCTAGATTGGGCTCAGGACAGCCGTACTGTTTATCAAAAGTTAAAGCAGAAAACCTACGACCTCATTTTAATGGATATTGAGCTTTCGGGTTCAGATCTTAACGGGGTTCAGATCACCCGTTGTTTACGAGGACAAGTTGTTGATAACCCGTTCGATTATATGAAGGGTTTAAAGTCAGTCGATACACCCATCCTCTTTTTAACTGCTTATACTGCAAAGTATGATTCTGAAAGCTTGGCTTATACGGGTGCCGACGGTGTCTTGACCAAGCCTGTCGACTTTCAGCAGCTGCAAAAGTCGATGATGCAATTGATTCATTCGAAGCGGATCATCGCCGACCGCGCCATTGAGCAGGTAAAGCAAACTGAGCGGGTCGCGTCGGCCAAAATCGAAGAAGAAGTTAAGCGGCGTGAGTTACTTGAGGAACCTGTAGGAGAGCTTGAAGGGCGCTTGGCTGAGCTGAACCGAAAGCTTGAATTTGCTCAAGAACAGTTGGTGCATGGGGAGCAGCTGGCTACCTTTGGGTCCATGATCGCTGGAATAGCTCACGAGTTGAATTCACCCACTTCCGCGATTGAGTTTGCTGTGGGGGGATTGTCAGAAAAGCATGTGTTGATTGAACGAGCGATTATGGCTCTTTTTGATGAGTCACCTCAGGCGCTTGAGCTGAAGGCGCGCTTTGAGCAGATGTTTCACGACGCCAAAGAGTCACTGGATATTATGACTGTATCGTCGGGTCGTATGCTCGAGTATTGCAACGCATTGCAGACCAATGCCCGGTTCGACACCAGTGTGGTGGCGGGGGTTGATTTGAACGAAGTGGTGCAACAGTCGTTGCTCATCTCAAGAGCGAAGACCAAGCCTTACCATATCGACTTCAAACCGGCGGCCATTTCTCCTTTAACCTGTAAGCGCAATCACCTGGGACAAGTCGTCATCAATTTGTTGAGCAATGCGGCGGATGCAATGGCCGAAAAATTTGTAAGTGGTAAGGATACTCAAACAGGTGGGACGATCAGAATTCGACTGGAAGATAAAGCGAACCTAGGTGAAGCCGGAATCTTGCTGAGCATCGAAGACAATGGTTATGGGGTAAAGCCTGAACTGCACGAGAGTATCTTTGAGGGTTACTTTACGACCAAGCGTCCTGGCGCAGGGACCGGTCTGGGTCTGGCCATCAGCCAACAGATCGTTGTAAGCCATCTCGGTAAAATCTGGGTCGAATCAAGCCCTGAATTGGGTGGTGCTCGGTTTTGTGTATGGTTGCCGGTTGCCCGGTAA
- a CDS encoding glycosyltransferase gives MKTIFGPGSKIKEQLSYSKFKTESLRVLIPGKKYHLQRESQRALEALGHKVLYLEVPETAGELVRKLIETFIQFKPDMLLTINHIGFDAAGTIGQILDEIQLPVAAWYVDSPEFVLGKQGLPAESMTTVFMWERDLIPKLKAMGLEDIHYLPLASDISVFKPRQTQTKHDFCFVGDSMTSARQKWNARIAPAHQKIVVELTEALLTNRHLDSTQLIKKMAPSLNNQELADILGASTWEATAKYRNGLLRPFDTNALTIYGDKHWPGIMPKSNFQGYILYGEPLSKVYEQSCINLNATSLQMGSAVNQRVFDVPAAGGFILTDAQSDALEHFENEKEIITYSSADELSDKAAYYLKHESERLGIIEAGHKKVMSMHTYQHRLQDLLSHMKDRHASPTSTQV, from the coding sequence ATGAAAACTATTTTCGGTCCTGGATCAAAAATCAAAGAGCAATTGAGCTATTCAAAGTTCAAGACCGAGTCACTTCGTGTGCTTATTCCAGGTAAAAAATATCATCTACAGCGCGAAAGCCAACGTGCACTCGAGGCCTTGGGTCATAAAGTTCTTTACTTAGAAGTCCCAGAAACCGCCGGCGAGCTCGTCAGGAAACTGATTGAAACATTTATTCAGTTCAAGCCTGATATGCTTCTTACAATCAATCACATCGGTTTTGATGCGGCCGGTACAATTGGTCAAATCTTAGACGAGATACAGCTTCCGGTGGCCGCCTGGTACGTTGATAGCCCCGAGTTCGTCCTGGGAAAGCAAGGACTGCCTGCAGAGTCGATGACCACTGTATTCATGTGGGAAAGAGACCTCATTCCGAAGCTCAAAGCCATGGGGCTAGAGGATATCCACTACCTCCCACTTGCCAGTGATATTTCTGTATTCAAACCTCGACAAACCCAAACTAAACACGACTTTTGCTTTGTCGGTGACAGTATGACCTCGGCCCGTCAGAAGTGGAATGCTCGTATTGCTCCGGCGCACCAAAAGATTGTCGTAGAACTCACCGAAGCCCTGCTCACCAATCGTCACCTCGACTCGACACAGCTTATCAAAAAAATGGCACCATCACTGAACAACCAGGAGCTGGCCGACATTCTTGGAGCAAGTACCTGGGAGGCGACCGCCAAATACCGCAACGGTCTCTTAAGACCCTTCGACACCAACGCTCTCACAATCTACGGCGATAAACACTGGCCCGGCATCATGCCCAAATCGAATTTCCAGGGATACATCCTCTACGGTGAGCCCTTAAGTAAAGTCTATGAGCAATCATGCATCAACCTTAACGCCACGAGTCTCCAAATGGGCAGTGCGGTCAATCAAAGAGTGTTTGATGTTCCGGCCGCCGGTGGCTTCATTCTTACAGATGCTCAATCCGATGCACTTGAACACTTTGAGAATGAAAAAGAGATCATTACTTACAGCTCTGCGGACGAGCTCAGCGATAAAGCGGCCTACTACCTAAAACATGAGAGCGAGCGCCTTGGTATCATCGAAGCGGGTCACAAAAAGGTCATGTCGATGCATACTTACCAGCACCGCCTTCAAGACCTGCTCAGCCACATGAAGGATCGGCACGCTTCGCCAACGTCGACTCAAGTTTAA